The Pelodiscus sinensis isolate JC-2024 chromosome 10, ASM4963464v1, whole genome shotgun sequence genome has a segment encoding these proteins:
- the B3GALNT1 gene encoding UDP-GalNAc:beta-1,3-N-acetylgalactosaminyltransferase 1, whose protein sequence is MSLKYLKRSFLALCMLSVIIMTWYMTLPSHTVIEHTNWMYFYEYEPVYKQNFLFTLQGDLKCKDTPPFLVILVSSQPTDVEARQAIRVTWGSKKFWRDYQVLILFLLGQGAEREDSLDVLSIDDESILYGDIIRQDFMDTYDNLTLKTIMAFRWVSEFCSNAKYVMKADSDVFINTGNLVKFLQNVNSSDNFFTGYPLIDNFSYRGFYRKTYISYDEYPFKVYPPYCSGMGYILDGKLALRIYEMMSHIKPIKFEDVYVGICLNVLKVNLYIPEDTQLFFLYKINFDICKYRHLIAVHGISSSEIIRFWHDLTDTSLICH, encoded by the coding sequence ATGTCTCTGAAATATTTAAAACGGAGTTTTTTGGCACTCTGTATGCTTTCTGTCATAATAATGACATGGTACATGACACTGCCTTCTCATACTGTGATAGAGCATACCAACTGGATGTATTTCTATGAATATGAACCAGTTTACAAGCAGAATTTCCTCTTCACACTGCAGGGGGATTTGAAATGCAAAGATACACCTCCATTTCTGGTCATCTTGGTGTCTTCACAACCCACAGATGTGGAGGCAAGGCAGGCTATTAGAGTAACATGGGGTTCTAAAAAATTCTGGAGAGACTATCAGGTTCTAATACTGTTTTTATTAGGACAAGGAGCTGAAAGAGAAGACAGCTTAGATGTATTATCGATAGACGATGAAAGCATTCTGTATGGTGACATAATTCGCCAAGATTTTATGGACACTTATGACAATCTTACCTTGAAAACAATCATGGCATTCAGATGGGTGTCTGAGTTTTGTTCAAATGCTAAATATGTTATGAAAGCTGATTCTGATGTTTTCATCAACACTGGCAACTTAGTTAAATTTCTTCAAAATGTAAATTCTTCAGACAATTTTTTTACTGGTTACCCTCTAATTGATAATTTTTCCTACAGAGGGTTTTACAGAAAAACATATATTTCTTATGATGAATATCCATTTAAGGTATATCCTCCATACTGTAGTGGAATGGGGTATATACTTGATGGAAAACTGGCTCTGAGAATTTATGAAATGATGAGTCATATCAAACCTATTAAATTTGAAGACGTTTATGTTGGAATTTGCTTAAATGTACTAAAGGTGAACCTCTATATTCCAGAAGATACACAACTCTTCTTTTTATACAAAATTAACTTTGACATTTGTAAGTATAGACATTTGATTGCAGTACATGGTATATCTTCAAGTGAAATAATCAGATTTTGGCATGATTTGACAGACACTTCACTCATTTGTCACTGA